A stretch of Paenibacillus mucilaginosus 3016 DNA encodes these proteins:
- a CDS encoding CBO0543 family protein: MSLLLQYGIIVSVWILSLLLILIIPRQKRRLAMVAFLFKQYITCIFGHAVVELKLLAYPVRELADVSRTSFTYEYMAYPMTCAVFNSYYPSHRSGWIQFSYYVLFTTVLTIVELLLVQYTDLIRYVRWNWFWSWATIFLTFLITRAFCVIYFGTMTRVETAKQKNAASTTRS, translated from the coding sequence ATGAGTTTGCTGCTGCAATACGGCATTATCGTTTCAGTGTGGATCCTTTCCTTGTTATTGATTCTTATCATTCCGCGGCAGAAACGCCGATTGGCGATGGTCGCTTTTTTGTTCAAACAGTATATTACGTGTATTTTCGGTCATGCCGTGGTCGAACTCAAACTTCTCGCCTATCCCGTAAGGGAGCTTGCCGACGTTAGCCGGACGAGCTTCACCTACGAGTATATGGCCTATCCGATGACATGTGCGGTGTTTAACTCGTATTATCCGAGCCATCGGAGTGGCTGGATTCAATTCAGCTATTACGTGTTATTCACTACTGTACTGACGATAGTTGAGTTGCTGCTCGTACAATATACAGATCTGATACGATATGTTCGTTGGAACTGGTTCTGGTCGTGGGCTACGATTTTCCTCACATTCCTGATAACTCGAGCGTTCTGCGTGATCTACTTTGGAACCATGACACGAGTGGAAACGGCAAAACAAAAAAACGCAGCCAGTACGACACGTTCCTAA
- a CDS encoding CBO0543 family protein, whose amino-acid sequence MSAVGWIVEVLLVQFDLVAYPLREFPKASDLNITFKVLWTPVASGLYYIYRPRANKLTKCFYFAAWISLLTLIDGLLAANTDLVDYVHFHWSLMAIVLSIIFLSVRGLAGWFFRDRKVFRKEANER is encoded by the coding sequence ATGTCAGCTGTTGGATGGATAGTAGAAGTGCTGCTCGTTCAATTTGATTTGGTGGCCTACCCGTTACGTGAGTTCCCCAAAGCTTCGGATTTGAATATCACGTTCAAAGTGTTGTGGACACCTGTTGCGAGCGGTCTGTATTACATCTATAGGCCTCGTGCGAATAAGTTAACAAAGTGTTTTTACTTTGCCGCCTGGATTTCACTGCTCACCTTAATTGACGGGTTGCTAGCCGCAAATACCGACTTGGTGGATTATGTACATTTTCACTGGAGTTTGATGGCGATCGTGTTATCGATTATATTCCTATCCGTCCGCGGCCTAGCGGGTTGGTTCTTTAGGGACCGCAAAGTTTTCAGGAAGGAAGCGAATGAGCGATGA
- a CDS encoding PadR family transcriptional regulator: MSENKITSDLLRGHTDTMILRLLSEADRYGYEIVKLIAERSGGDYELKEATMYSSFRRLEADGDIEWYWGDESQGGRRKYFRITEKGKATYARNKGNWEYAKRVLENLL; encoded by the coding sequence ATGAGCGAGAACAAAATCACATCCGACCTGTTACGCGGACATACGGATACGATGATTTTACGGCTGTTGTCCGAAGCCGATCGTTACGGTTACGAGATTGTCAAGCTGATTGCCGAGCGTTCGGGCGGCGATTATGAACTAAAGGAAGCCACGATGTACTCCAGCTTCCGGCGTCTGGAAGCGGACGGCGATATCGAGTGGTACTGGGGCGATGAATCACAGGGCGGACGTCGCAAGTATTTTAGGATTACCGAAAAGGGCAAGGCTACATACGCCCGCAACAAAGGCAATTGGGAGTATGCCAAACGCGTGTTGGAAAATTTATTATAA
- a CDS encoding pentapeptide repeat-containing protein produces MNPKLTDYLNSVFTPYDGVKSVTELKADLLSDLQERYRELRAEGKDDETAFRMTVESIGDIEQTILEVANLSRSLERQAVTNFSGSNLAQSDFAGVTAHKGQFTGSVLHGSDFSGADLTGSSFKSSDVREANFDGANLTDCSLSTLDLANASFHKTILVRTNFSKSGLDGAQFTGVRLTDVTLTMTDLRKTIFEGCVFDGVDFSYSDLSGQRLDGQTFIGVKFDKAALNEVSFKGATLKNVSFQSASIFSKKYYRAIQTIGFDGAMMDKLTFALLKGMEADLSKVTVI; encoded by the coding sequence ATGAATCCGAAATTGACGGATTATCTGAACAGCGTTTTTACCCCATACGATGGGGTAAAAAGCGTCACCGAATTAAAGGCCGACCTGCTCTCCGATCTGCAGGAGCGATACCGTGAACTCAGAGCGGAAGGGAAAGACGATGAAACGGCGTTTAGGATGACCGTTGAAAGTATCGGCGACATCGAACAAACGATCCTGGAGGTCGCCAACCTCTCCCGCTCGCTGGAACGGCAAGCAGTAACAAACTTTAGCGGAAGCAACCTGGCCCAAAGCGACTTTGCAGGCGTGACGGCCCATAAAGGCCAGTTTACAGGCAGCGTGCTGCACGGTTCCGACTTTTCGGGCGCAGATTTGACCGGCAGTTCGTTTAAGAGCAGCGACGTACGCGAAGCCAATTTTGACGGTGCGAATCTGACGGACTGCAGCCTGTCCACGCTCGATCTGGCCAATGCTAGCTTCCATAAGACGATCCTTGTACGCACCAATTTCAGCAAGTCGGGCCTGGATGGAGCCCAATTCACAGGAGTGAGACTGACCGACGTCACGCTAACGATGACCGATCTTAGAAAAACGATCTTTGAAGGTTGTGTATTCGATGGGGTTGACTTCTCGTACTCCGACCTGAGCGGGCAACGTTTGGACGGACAGACGTTTATCGGCGTTAAGTTTGACAAAGCGGCATTAAACGAAGTTTCGTTCAAGGGTGCAACACTCAAGAATGTGTCCTTTCAGTCGGCGTCTATCTTCTCTAAGAAGTATTATCGCGCGATCCAAACCATTGGCTTTGACGGCGCAATGATGGATAAACTGACCTTTGCTCTGCTGAAAGGCATGGAAGCCGATTTGTCAAAAGTTACAGTCATTTAA
- a CDS encoding methyl-accepting chemotaxis protein, with amino-acid sequence MGTIGTGFFLQELWKIISLGMLPIAVLTYLYKKNIFAVNLKYLILLSLAVYLCSIVWTTKSIYALLLVFIPLVLTMNYPDSKPVLFIGAVIIGYVAVLSFGYPDQVFVGLPAERVSGARVNVIQVFFLVTLALYMLSKNNIRTLVQTSAMLKENQEQKEQNEKLLGELRSSIEYLTDFSSQLRQNIEVTGRTARDIAVTFHEISKGAELQATSISEISDSMNRIDSYVGDVLRVNTYVTELAGTARQETEKGNGNVKTLFTNIQTVEETAASTSQVMEQLNSKMGEIDTILSAIQEIASQTNLLSLNASIEAARAGEAGKGFSVVAAEIRKLAEHSERSAKDISGIMGQLRAQSNNVSAQIQLSNQSVEKCVLAMGEVEESFRTIHRHIQGVSETTESVKAKSESLDSTLKEVSAQTETVAAVTEESSAGVEQTLESNMEQTRRIEGIVEEFDKLDQMIANLSLLAQNQK; translated from the coding sequence TTGGGAACCATCGGGACGGGCTTTTTCCTGCAGGAGCTGTGGAAGATTATATCGCTGGGCATGCTCCCGATTGCCGTACTTACTTATCTGTACAAAAAGAACATCTTCGCAGTCAATCTGAAGTACCTCATCCTGCTCTCCCTCGCTGTCTATCTGTGTTCGATTGTGTGGACGACCAAGAGCATCTATGCCCTCCTGCTCGTGTTCATACCGCTGGTGCTCACCATGAACTACCCGGACTCCAAGCCGGTCCTGTTCATCGGGGCGGTGATTATCGGATACGTTGCGGTGCTGAGTTTTGGTTACCCGGATCAGGTATTCGTCGGACTGCCGGCCGAGAGGGTCAGCGGAGCCCGGGTGAATGTCATTCAAGTGTTTTTCCTCGTGACCCTGGCGCTTTATATGTTATCCAAAAACAATATCCGCACGCTGGTCCAGACAAGCGCTATGCTGAAGGAAAATCAGGAGCAGAAGGAGCAAAATGAAAAGCTTCTCGGAGAACTGAGAAGCTCCATCGAATATTTGACCGATTTCAGCAGCCAGCTGCGCCAGAATATCGAAGTAACAGGCAGAACAGCCCGGGATATTGCGGTCACCTTCCACGAGATCTCCAAAGGAGCCGAGCTGCAGGCCACCAGTATTTCCGAGATCAGCGATTCGATGAACCGGATCGATTCGTATGTAGGCGATGTGCTGAGAGTCAATACTTATGTGACAGAGCTAGCCGGCACAGCCCGACAGGAAACGGAGAAGGGGAACGGGAACGTGAAGACTCTGTTCACGAATATCCAGACGGTAGAAGAAACGGCCGCCTCAACTTCCCAGGTGATGGAGCAGCTGAATTCGAAAATGGGCGAAATTGACACCATTCTGTCGGCCATTCAGGAAATTGCCAGCCAGACCAATCTGCTGTCCCTGAATGCCAGCATTGAAGCGGCACGCGCAGGAGAGGCGGGCAAAGGCTTTTCGGTGGTCGCAGCGGAAATCCGCAAATTAGCGGAGCACTCCGAGCGCAGTGCCAAGGATATTTCCGGGATCATGGGTCAACTAAGAGCTCAGTCGAATAACGTCTCGGCCCAAATCCAGCTGAGCAATCAGTCCGTGGAGAAGTGTGTACTGGCCATGGGAGAGGTGGAAGAAAGCTTCCGCACGATTCATCGCCATATCCAAGGCGTCTCGGAAACCACCGAATCGGTGAAGGCCAAATCGGAAAGCCTGGATTCTACGCTGAAGGAAGTGTCCGCCCAGACAGAGACAGTGGCGGCCGTAACGGAGGAGAGCTCCGCCGGGGTGGAACAAACCCTGGAATCCAATATGGAGCAGACCCGGCGGATCGAGGGCATTGTCGAAGAATTCGATAAGCTCGATCAGATGATCGCGAATCTCAGCCTGCTGGCTCAAAATCAGAAGTAG
- a CDS encoding DMT family transporter → MKGIIFACLAGAFITLQGVANARIGEALGTWQAAALTQGTGFVVAVMILLMVKDRSWKNFRKVKPVYLFGGAFAALVIFSNITSMNRVGATLTVSGVLIAQISITLLMERKGWFGPDKPEIRLSHLAGIGMMILGVVLLA, encoded by the coding sequence ATGAAAGGCATTATATTTGCGTGTCTGGCCGGGGCATTCATCACCCTGCAGGGAGTGGCCAATGCAAGGATCGGTGAAGCGCTCGGCACGTGGCAGGCGGCTGCGCTGACACAGGGTACCGGTTTTGTAGTCGCGGTGATGATTCTCCTGATGGTCAAGGACCGTTCGTGGAAGAACTTCAGAAAGGTGAAGCCGGTGTATTTGTTCGGAGGCGCGTTCGCGGCACTCGTGATTTTTAGCAATATCACATCGATGAACAGAGTCGGCGCTACCTTGACGGTCTCCGGCGTGCTGATCGCCCAAATTAGTATAACGCTACTCATGGAGCGCAAAGGCTGGTTCGGACCGGACAAGCCTGAGATCAGGCTCTCCCATCTCGCCGGCATCGGCATGATGATTCTGGGCGTAGTCCTGCTGGCATAG
- a CDS encoding DMT family transporter: protein MLIGIILALAAGALVGVQNMFNNKVNQASGGWSTTALVLGMGFAASLVMGLVFEGTELFTVQPMQTWFWFSGILGVGVVTCLVQGVRRLGATLATAIAMASQLICALWWDSLGWFGLEQVPFTMQKGLGALLLIGGVLVFKFGGVSRAKETSEAV, encoded by the coding sequence ATGCTCATAGGCATCATTCTTGCACTCGCGGCGGGAGCGCTGGTCGGGGTGCAGAATATGTTCAACAATAAAGTGAACCAGGCGTCAGGCGGCTGGTCAACCACGGCTCTGGTGCTCGGAATGGGCTTTGCCGCATCACTAGTTATGGGCCTCGTGTTCGAGGGGACGGAGCTCTTCACCGTACAGCCCATGCAAACCTGGTTCTGGTTCAGCGGCATCCTTGGCGTAGGGGTCGTTACCTGTCTGGTGCAGGGGGTTAGACGGCTCGGAGCGACCTTGGCCACCGCGATCGCCATGGCCTCTCAGCTCATCTGCGCTTTATGGTGGGATTCGCTCGGCTGGTTCGGTCTGGAGCAAGTGCCGTTTACCATGCAAAAAGGGCTCGGCGCCCTTCTGTTAATCGGCGGTGTCCTTGTCTTCAAATTCGGCGGCGTGTCCAGGGCCAAAGAAACCTCCGAAGCGGTGTGA
- a CDS encoding GNAT family N-acetyltransferase, with product MNIQPIRKEQAWQLRHEVMWPDKDYDYVKLADDDEGAHYGLFEGAELLSVVSLFVRGGEAQFRKFATSASRQKMGYGSRLLTHVLGEAERAGVKRIYCNARVEKAGFYEKFGLSPTEDTFTKSGKTYVVMERYFG from the coding sequence GTGAACATACAACCCATAAGGAAAGAACAGGCATGGCAGCTGCGCCATGAGGTCATGTGGCCTGACAAGGACTACGACTATGTGAAGCTCGCGGATGACGACGAAGGAGCTCACTATGGTCTGTTTGAAGGAGCGGAGCTCCTCTCGGTGGTGTCGCTCTTTGTCCGCGGAGGAGAAGCGCAGTTCCGGAAGTTTGCGACATCCGCTTCTCGTCAGAAGATGGGCTATGGGAGCAGGCTCCTGACCCATGTGCTCGGCGAAGCGGAGCGTGCAGGCGTGAAGCGGATTTACTGCAATGCCAGGGTCGAGAAGGCTGGTTTCTATGAAAAATTCGGACTTTCCCCAACAGAGGACACCTTCACGAAAAGCGGCAAAACGTATGTGGTGATGGAACGGTACTTCGGGTAA
- a CDS encoding sensor histidine kinase, with protein MFRKLRNKFLLLNMVTISVMLLIAFACIYAIMYQNTSRGTDQELRREVELARKAAGNEGPKSGPGGPRSFEMGDNNGGKPAFGRSNSFSLVTDAEGTVQSVISRLELTDELSGGLAAAALADGKPQGKFTLNDARWAYALQPMPGGGYTISYLDITSQMAFLTNLVYAFLLVAAIMLVIIFFISRYFADRSIEPVQEAFDKQKQFIADASHELKTPLTVINTNVDVLLAHPDDTIRNQSRWVTYIKSESERMAKLTNDLLYLAQIDQAGTEVLSVPFEASEAVEQVVLTMEAVIFERDIRLSYEIEPGLTARGSIEQFKQVVMILLDNALKYTHPRGAVGITLKKRHQHIVLKVTNTGDPIPPEHLGRIFDRFYRTDPSRARSQGGYGLGLAIAKTIVDKHKGSIYAKNGKEQEVAFYVELPLSS; from the coding sequence ATGTTTCGTAAGCTCCGCAATAAGTTTCTGCTGCTGAATATGGTCACGATCTCCGTGATGCTGCTGATCGCATTCGCCTGTATTTATGCCATCATGTATCAAAATACAAGCCGCGGGACCGACCAGGAGCTGCGCCGGGAAGTGGAGCTGGCACGCAAGGCCGCCGGGAACGAAGGTCCGAAGTCCGGTCCCGGCGGCCCCCGTTCGTTCGAAATGGGGGACAATAACGGGGGCAAGCCCGCTTTCGGGCGCTCCAACTCCTTCTCGCTCGTTACGGATGCCGAGGGTACGGTTCAATCCGTGATTTCCCGCCTCGAGCTGACGGACGAATTATCAGGAGGGCTCGCCGCGGCGGCTCTGGCCGATGGCAAGCCGCAGGGCAAGTTCACCCTGAACGATGCCCGCTGGGCCTATGCCCTTCAGCCGATGCCGGGAGGAGGCTATACGATTTCGTATCTCGACATCACCTCCCAGATGGCCTTCCTGACGAATCTGGTGTATGCCTTCCTGCTTGTTGCCGCAATCATGCTGGTCATCATCTTCTTCATCAGCCGCTACTTCGCCGACCGTTCGATCGAGCCGGTACAGGAGGCGTTCGACAAGCAGAAGCAGTTCATTGCGGACGCTTCGCACGAGCTGAAAACGCCGCTTACCGTCATTAATACCAATGTGGACGTGCTGCTTGCTCATCCGGACGATACGATCCGCAATCAGTCGAGGTGGGTCACCTATATCAAATCGGAATCCGAGCGCATGGCGAAGCTGACGAACGACCTGCTCTATCTGGCTCAGATCGATCAGGCCGGTACGGAGGTGCTGTCGGTGCCCTTCGAGGCCAGCGAAGCGGTCGAGCAGGTGGTGCTTACGATGGAAGCGGTCATCTTCGAGCGCGACATCCGGCTCTCCTACGAGATCGAACCGGGCCTGACCGCCCGCGGCAGCATCGAGCAGTTCAAGCAGGTGGTCATGATCCTGCTCGACAATGCGCTGAAGTATACCCATCCCCGCGGGGCGGTCGGGATCACGCTGAAGAAGCGCCACCAGCACATCGTGCTGAAGGTGACCAATACAGGCGACCCTATCCCGCCGGAGCACCTCGGGCGGATCTTCGACCGGTTCTACCGTACCGATCCGTCCCGGGCCCGCAGCCAGGGAGGGTATGGCCTGGGACTCGCGATTGCCAAGACCATCGTGGATAAGCACAAGGGCAGCATCTACGCCAAGAACGGGAAGGAGCAGGAAGTGGCGTTCTACGTCGAGCTGCCGCTGTCCTCGTGA
- a CDS encoding response regulator transcription factor, translating into MRILIVEDEAHLAEALAQILRKHHYSVDVVHDGTSGLDYAQSGIYDLLLLDIMLPGMSGLTILQTIRREGMATPVILLTARGETADKVSGLDYGADDYIAKPFVTEELLARIRAALRRKGEVVADHALRYGDIELNTSTLKLTCGGKEIKLILKESELLQLLMTRKQAVTPKELIIEKLWGFDSEAEHNNVEVYISFLRKKLVHLQSNVGISTIRGVGYVLEVKGDVS; encoded by the coding sequence ATGAGAATCCTGATCGTGGAAGATGAAGCCCATCTGGCGGAAGCCCTCGCGCAGATCCTGCGGAAGCATCATTATTCCGTGGATGTGGTCCATGACGGCACCTCCGGCCTGGATTACGCCCAGAGCGGGATCTATGATCTGCTGCTGCTCGATATCATGCTTCCCGGCATGAGCGGCCTGACGATCCTGCAGACGATCCGCAGGGAAGGCATGGCCACACCGGTGATCCTGCTAACCGCCAGGGGAGAGACGGCGGACAAGGTCTCCGGGCTCGATTATGGGGCGGATGATTATATTGCAAAGCCGTTCGTGACGGAGGAACTGCTGGCCCGCATCCGGGCGGCGCTCCGGCGCAAAGGGGAAGTGGTCGCGGACCACGCCCTGCGTTACGGCGATATTGAGCTCAATACGTCTACATTGAAGCTCACCTGCGGGGGCAAGGAAATCAAGCTGATCCTGAAGGAGAGCGAGCTGCTGCAGCTCCTGATGACAAGGAAACAGGCGGTGACGCCCAAAGAACTGATCATTGAGAAGCTGTGGGGCTTTGATTCCGAAGCGGAGCATAACAATGTGGAGGTTTACATTTCTTTTTTGAGGAAAAAGCTCGTTCATCTGCAGTCGAACGTGGGGATCAGCACGATCCGCGGCGTAGGCTATGTACTGGAGGTGAAGGGGGATGTTTCGTAA
- a CDS encoding polyphosphate polymerase domain-containing protein — translation MAIEVFNRYENKYLLDETGFRRIHDRLLEYMELDEYNRKHTFYSISNIYFDTKDHALIRHSISKPKYKEKLRLRAYGVPEPGAKVYLELKKKVHGLVNKRRTALRTDEAYDFVRTGVKPELASYMNKQVLSEIEYFVGRYALEPKVYLAYDRIAMFSKESRDLRVTFDCNIRSRRHDLMLESGDHGEPLLEDGRWLMEVKAEKTVPVWLARLLSEHRMFRTSFSKYGSEYIKMRTGQQPGGERAYA, via the coding sequence ATGGCTATTGAGGTGTTCAACCGCTACGAGAACAAGTATCTGCTTGATGAAACGGGCTTTCGCCGGATTCATGACCGGCTTCTGGAGTATATGGAGCTTGATGAATATAACCGCAAGCATACCTTTTACTCTATCAGTAATATTTACTTCGACACGAAGGACCATGCCCTGATCCGGCATTCGATATCGAAGCCCAAGTACAAGGAGAAGCTGAGGCTGCGCGCATACGGGGTTCCTGAACCAGGGGCCAAGGTATACCTGGAGCTGAAGAAGAAGGTGCACGGACTCGTGAACAAAAGAAGAACGGCGCTGCGGACGGACGAGGCTTATGATTTTGTCCGTACAGGGGTTAAGCCTGAGCTTGCAAGCTATATGAACAAGCAGGTGCTCAGCGAGATCGAGTACTTCGTGGGGCGGTATGCGCTGGAGCCTAAGGTGTATCTGGCCTACGACCGGATCGCGATGTTCAGCAAGGAAAGCCGGGATCTGCGGGTGACCTTCGACTGCAATATCCGGTCGAGGCGGCATGATCTGATGCTGGAGAGCGGAGACCACGGGGAGCCGCTGCTCGAAGACGGACGGTGGCTCATGGAAGTGAAGGCGGAGAAGACGGTTCCGGTCTGGCTTGCCAGACTGCTGTCGGAGCACCGGATGTTCCGGACGAGTTTCTCGAAGTATGGCAGTGAATATATCAAAATGCGAACAGGGCAGCAGCCGGGAGGAGAACGAGCATATGCTTGA
- a CDS encoding DUF4956 domain-containing protein has protein sequence MLDTLFAAATTDNTLTFTHAILTIVVSFLLGGVISLTYMKTSKQAHSQNFALTMILIPSIIAIIILLIGNNVARAFSLAGAFSIIRFRSAPGDPKDISYVLFTMATGLACGVGMFGYAVLFTLILCVLMIVLHKIKFGEKRSDQKLLKITVPEDLGYEEVFEEVFRQFNVVHDLKKVKTTELGSLFELVYAITLRPGTSQKELIDALRCRNGNLNITLSMSPETTDY, from the coding sequence ATGCTTGACACATTATTTGCAGCAGCGACAACGGATAACACACTTACATTTACCCACGCGATACTTACGATTGTAGTCTCATTCCTGCTTGGGGGCGTCATTTCCCTGACTTATATGAAAACGAGCAAGCAGGCGCATTCACAGAATTTTGCGCTGACGATGATTCTGATTCCTTCGATTATCGCCATCATCATCCTGCTCATCGGCAACAACGTGGCCCGGGCCTTCAGCCTCGCCGGAGCCTTCTCGATCATCCGCTTCCGGAGCGCGCCCGGCGATCCGAAGGATATCTCTTATGTCCTCTTCACCATGGCAACGGGTCTGGCCTGCGGCGTCGGGATGTTCGGCTATGCGGTCCTCTTCACCCTCATTCTGTGTGTGCTGATGATCGTGCTTCACAAGATCAAATTCGGCGAGAAGCGCAGCGATCAGAAGCTGCTCAAGATTACCGTGCCTGAAGACCTCGGATATGAGGAAGTGTTCGAGGAAGTGTTCCGCCAGTTCAATGTGGTCCACGATCTCAAGAAAGTCAAAACAACCGAGCTGGGCAGCCTTTTCGAACTGGTATATGCCATCACGCTCCGTCCGGGCACCAGCCAGAAGGAATTGATCGATGCGCTGCGGTGCCGCAACGGGAATTTGAATATTACGTTGTCCATGAGTCCTGAGACAACAGACTATTAA
- a CDS encoding carbohydrate-binding domain-containing protein, with protein MKNKHVKQIVMLALLAAVALPACQSLTPAQTAASTESAASQTGAAAASTAAAAATAPAAVTPVEYSDNDLYSDWKSANPNYIELSAEGASIKGTGAEVKDRTVTITAGGTYVLSGVWEQGQIVVNASKEDKVRIVLNGVQIHSKTSSAIQVMQADKTVITVQEGTANAVSDGTQYAAVDDSGEPNAAIFSKDDLTFNGSGTLTVQGNYNNGITSKDDLKITGGTIKVTAVDDGVQGKDLVAVKEGTLTIEAAGDGIKATNDTDASKGFVSIETGTFSIQAGKDGIQAETAVQVNGGTFTISSGGGSANAPAKAKEEMGGMRSAPAAAASTSAGTTAAAEETESGKAIKAGSLISIAGGTIRIDSADDAVHSNNSVTIAGGELSITSGDDGIHADASTVISGGKTVITKSYEGIEGSAVTISGGETQVTASDDGINVAGGADGSATNRPGQNSFSSTGSGNLLTIAGGTVRVDSAGDGLDANGSIQMSGGTVYVSGPSANGNGALDYDGSFDYTGGLLAAAGSSGMAQAPSDQSTAYSTLMTYSQAQPAGTVVELKDKDGKVVASFTSEKSFQAIVLGSPDLRKDGTYAIYTGGAKTVEFTIANPTTWLNESGVTTARTGGPGRMGGGGSRVRPEAGTP; from the coding sequence ATGAAAAACAAACATGTAAAGCAAATCGTTATGCTCGCACTCTTGGCCGCGGTGGCCCTGCCGGCCTGTCAGAGCCTGACACCGGCTCAAACGGCCGCATCGACTGAATCGGCAGCCTCCCAGACAGGCGCTGCGGCAGCTTCGACCGCCGCGGCAGCGGCCACGGCGCCGGCTGCGGTGACGCCGGTGGAATACAGCGACAATGACCTGTACAGCGACTGGAAGAGCGCGAATCCGAACTATATCGAGCTCAGCGCGGAAGGCGCCAGCATCAAGGGGACGGGAGCCGAGGTGAAGGACCGTACCGTCACCATCACCGCGGGAGGCACCTATGTGCTCAGCGGCGTCTGGGAGCAGGGGCAGATCGTGGTGAATGCTTCGAAGGAGGATAAGGTCCGGATCGTTCTGAACGGCGTCCAGATTCACAGCAAGACCTCTTCGGCGATCCAGGTCATGCAGGCGGACAAAACCGTCATTACCGTTCAGGAAGGCACGGCGAATGCCGTCTCCGACGGGACGCAGTATGCAGCGGTCGATGATTCGGGTGAACCGAATGCGGCGATCTTCAGCAAGGACGATCTGACCTTCAACGGCAGCGGGACCCTGACCGTCCAGGGGAATTATAACAACGGGATTACGAGCAAGGACGATCTGAAAATCACCGGGGGCACGATTAAGGTTACCGCGGTTGACGACGGAGTCCAGGGCAAGGATCTTGTGGCCGTCAAGGAGGGCACCCTCACGATCGAAGCCGCGGGAGACGGCATCAAAGCAACCAACGATACGGATGCTTCCAAAGGGTTCGTCAGCATAGAGACGGGTACCTTCTCGATTCAGGCGGGCAAGGATGGCATTCAAGCGGAGACCGCCGTCCAGGTGAACGGAGGCACGTTCACGATCTCCTCCGGCGGGGGCAGTGCGAATGCTCCGGCGAAGGCCAAAGAAGAGATGGGCGGCATGCGGAGCGCTCCGGCAGCAGCGGCATCGACATCGGCCGGGACAACTGCGGCAGCCGAAGAAACGGAAAGCGGCAAAGCGATCAAAGCCGGCAGCCTGATCTCCATTGCCGGCGGGACGATCCGGATCGATTCGGCGGATGACGCCGTACACAGCAATAACAGCGTCACGATAGCGGGAGGCGAGCTCTCGATCACGTCCGGAGACGACGGCATTCATGCGGATGCGAGCACGGTAATCAGCGGCGGGAAGACGGTCATCACGAAGAGCTATGAAGGGATCGAGGGCTCGGCGGTGACCATCTCCGGAGGGGAAACGCAGGTGACGGCAAGCGATGACGGCATCAATGTGGCCGGCGGGGCGGACGGCTCGGCGACGAACCGTCCGGGACAGAACAGCTTCAGCTCCACGGGCTCGGGCAATCTGCTCACTATTGCGGGCGGCACTGTACGGGTGGACTCTGCAGGTGACGGACTGGATGCCAACGGTTCGATCCAGATGTCGGGCGGTACGGTCTATGTCAGCGGCCCGTCGGCGAACGGCAACGGCGCACTGGATTATGACGGCTCCTTCGACTATACCGGCGGCCTGCTGGCAGCGGCGGGAAGCTCCGGCATGGCACAGGCTCCATCCGATCAGTCCACTGCTTATTCCACCCTCATGACGTACTCGCAGGCCCAGCCGGCCGGCACGGTAGTCGAACTGAAGGATAAGGATGGCAAGGTCGTTGCCAGCTTCACATCGGAGAAGAGCTTCCAGGCGATTGTCCTGGGCTCGCCGGACCTTCGGAAGGACGGGACGTATGCGATCTATACCGGCGGAGCCAAGACGGTGGAATTCACTATTGCCAATCCGACGACATGGCTCAATGAGTCCGGAGTGACGACGGCAAGAACCGGCGGCCCGGGCAGAATGGGCGGCGGCGGCAGCCGCGTGCGTCCTGAAGCGGGTACGCCTTAA